One stretch of Glycine soja cultivar W05 chromosome 7, ASM419377v2, whole genome shotgun sequence DNA includes these proteins:
- the LOC114420546 gene encoding uncharacterized protein LOC114420546 has translation MIVTQHATKFEELVRYFPHYQGRDGESSKCVKFLNGLQPEVKQAVNYQGVRQFPLLVNMCRIWDEDSQDRASYYRSIGPMKNKKNEPQHRGKPYLTPPKQYGNRPNNKRIIATRFAGDSGSKPNTFPTQITCYRCGKPGHISSNCPDKGITCFNCRQRGHIQKDCPYPKKE, from the coding sequence ATGATTGTGACTCAACATGCAACCAAGTTTGAGGAGCTGGTGAGGTACTTTCCCCATTATCAAGGGAGAGATGGTGAAAGTTCCAAATGTGTGAAGTTTCTAAACGGCTTGCAACCTGAAGTGAAGCAAGCTGTGAATTACCAAGGTGTTCGTCAGTTTCCACTCTTGGTTAACATGTGCCGAATTTGGGATGAAGATTCTCAAGATAGGGCGAGCTATTATAGGAGTATAGGTCCaatgaagaacaaaaagaatgaACCTCAACATCGGGGGAAACCGTACTTGACCCCTCCTAAGCAATATGGTAACCGCCCCAACAATAAAAGGATTATTGCTACGAGGTTTGCGGGTGATAGTGGTAGCAAACCCAATACATTCCCCACTCAGATCACTTGTTACAGATGTGGTAAGCCAGGGCACATCTCCTCAAATTGTCCTGATAAAGgaataacatgttttaattgtAGACAAAGGGGGCATATTCAGAAAGATTGTCCATATCCCAAGAAGGAGTAG